One segment of Panicum virgatum strain AP13 chromosome 1K, P.virgatum_v5, whole genome shotgun sequence DNA contains the following:
- the LOC120659037 gene encoding peroxidase 3-like has product MAMATGRPGSSSWRSAVAMAMVVVVASSVAGARGQLRMGFYAQSCPGVERLVGAFVREHVRRVPTVAAALLRLHFHDCFVRGCDASVLLNSTAGGVAEKDAPPNLTLRGFDFVDRVKALVEEACPGVVSCADVLALAARDAVAAIGGPSWRVPTGRRDGTVSSMQEAIDEIPKPSMSFKELADMFASKGLGVRDLVWLSGAHTIGIAHCSSFADRLYGHPGAGASNDTTDPFLDAAYAVNLRRRKCRAPNGGYAEDAIVEMDPGSHLSFDLGYYRALLKHRCLLQSDAALLSDAAARADVESVVAGPDEVFFQLFARSMATLGTVQVKTGAEGEVRRNCAVVNSPSN; this is encoded by the exons ATGGCAATggcgaccggccggccgggaaGCAGCAGCTGGAGGAGTGCCGTGGCCATGGCAATGGTGGTCGTCGTGGCCAGCAGcgtggccggcgcgcgcgggcagCTCAGGATGGGGTTCTACGCCCAGAGCTGCCCCGGCGTGGAGCGGCTGGTCGGCGCCTTCGTCCGGGAGCACGTCCGCCGCGtgcccaccgtcgccgccgcgctgctccggCTGCacttccacgactgcttcgtcagg GGCTGCGACGCGTCCGTGCTGCTCAACTCgaccgccggcggcgtggccgagAAGGACGCGCCGCCGAACCTGACGCTGCGCGGCTTCGACTTCGTGGACCGCGTCAAGGCCCTCGTCGAGGAGGCGTGCCCCGGCGTCGTCTCATGCGCCGACgtcctcgcgctcgccgcccgggacgccgtcgccgccatc GGCGGGCCGTCGTGGCGCGTGCCGACGGGGAGGAGGGACGGCACGGTGTCGAGCATGCAGGAGGCGATCGACGAGATCCCCAAGCCGAGCATGAGCTTCAAGGAGCTCGCCGACATGTTCGCCAGCAAAGGCCTCGGCGTTCGCGACCTCGTCTGGCTCTCAG GCGCGCACACGATCGGCATCGCGCACTGCTCGTCCTTCGCCGACCGCCTCTATGGccaccccggcgccggcgccagcaACGACACGACCGACCCGTTCCTCGACGCCGCCTACGCGGTGAACCTCCGCCGGCGCAAGTGCCGGGCGCCCAACGGCGGGTACGCCGAGGACGCCATCGTGGAGATGGACCCGGGCAGCCACCTGAGCTTCGACCTGGGCTACTACCGCGCGCTGCTCAAGCACAGGTGCCTGCTCCAGTCCGACGCCGCGCTGCTctccgacgcggcggcgcgggccgacGTCGAGAGCGTCGTGGCTGGACCCGACGAGGTCTTCTTCCAGCTCTTCGCGCGGTCCATGGCGACGCTGGGGACGGTGCAGGTCAAGACCGGCGCCGAGGGGGAGGTCAGGAGGAACTGCGCCGTTGTGAACTCCCCCTCCAACTGA